The Rhodocytophaga rosea genome has a segment encoding these proteins:
- a CDS encoding sugar phosphate isomerase/epimerase family protein encodes MSASPLTDFSKLCIHTITTKPWTIEEAAKSFSREGIGGITVWRDALQGRNIAQTGQMLREHNLQIISLCRGGFFPHTEISGRQKAIDDNKKAVDEAEALGAPLIVLVCGAVPSQALEVSRKQIKDGILAVLPYAEAAGIKLAIEPLHPMYADSRSAINTLAQANDMAEEINSPWLGVAVDVYHLWWDSQLEQEIYRCGKNENLFAFHICDWKTPTLDMLNDRGLMGEGCINIRQIRSWVEKAGFIGFNEVEIFSNIYWSQDQGEFLKKIKESYLKYS; translated from the coding sequence ATGAGTGCAAGCCCACTGACTGACTTTTCGAAACTCTGCATCCATACGATTACTACCAAACCCTGGACAATAGAGGAGGCTGCTAAAAGTTTTTCCAGGGAAGGTATTGGTGGCATTACTGTCTGGCGGGATGCTTTACAAGGGAGAAATATAGCACAAACCGGACAGATGCTCCGGGAACACAACTTGCAGATCATTTCTTTATGCCGGGGCGGTTTTTTTCCGCATACTGAAATTTCCGGTAGACAAAAAGCCATTGACGATAACAAAAAAGCCGTAGATGAAGCTGAAGCTCTCGGTGCACCCTTAATTGTTCTGGTGTGTGGCGCTGTACCCAGCCAGGCTCTAGAAGTATCCAGAAAGCAGATAAAAGATGGTATCCTGGCGGTATTGCCGTATGCGGAAGCAGCAGGCATAAAATTAGCCATTGAGCCACTACATCCGATGTATGCCGATAGCCGTTCTGCCATTAATACTTTAGCCCAGGCCAATGATATGGCGGAGGAAATCAATTCGCCCTGGCTGGGTGTGGCCGTAGATGTATATCACCTCTGGTGGGATTCTCAACTAGAGCAGGAAATTTACCGCTGCGGAAAAAATGAAAACCTTTTTGCCTTCCACATCTGCGACTGGAAAACCCCTACGCTGGATATGCTCAACGACCGGGGACTAATGGGAGAGGGATGTATCAACATCCGGCAGATACGGAGCTGGGTAGAAAAAGCGGGTTTTATCGGTTTTAATGAAGTAGAAATATTTTCTAACATCTACTGGTCGCAGGACCAGGGGGAATTTCTGAAAAAGATCAAGGAATCGTATCTGAAATACTCATAA
- a CDS encoding Gfo/Idh/MocA family protein, translating to MKEHKVGIIMNGVTGRMGTNQHLMRSIVEIIKQGGVKVGPGETIMPDPILVGRDLNKLQKLSKMSGVEKITTNVDEPMNDPYYSIYFDAQTTGRRAEGVRKAVKAGKHVYCEKPTAVDAKTALELYTLCTEAGLKNGVVQDKLWLPGILKLKRLIQNDFFGKILSVRGEFGYWVFEGHTIPAQRPSWNYRKEDDGGIIVDMLCHWRYVLDNVFGKVKAVSCLGATHIPERIDEQGKAYKCTADDAAYATFELEGGVIAQFNSSWTVRVRRDDLLTLQVDGTKGSAVAGLRECYIQHYGNTPKPVWNPDIEQPIKFFDGWAKVPEQEVFDNAFKAQWELFLKHVVKDEPFPWNLYEGAKGVQLAEKGIESWEKRCWVNVDELK from the coding sequence ATGAAGGAACACAAAGTAGGCATTATCATGAACGGCGTTACCGGCCGGATGGGTACTAATCAGCACCTGATGCGGTCCATCGTTGAAATTATTAAACAAGGCGGCGTAAAAGTCGGTCCGGGAGAAACCATCATGCCTGATCCTATTCTGGTAGGCCGTGACTTAAATAAACTGCAAAAGCTAAGCAAAATGTCTGGGGTGGAAAAGATCACTACCAATGTAGATGAGCCGATGAATGATCCCTATTACAGCATTTATTTCGATGCCCAGACCACTGGCCGAAGGGCAGAGGGGGTACGCAAAGCCGTAAAAGCTGGTAAGCATGTGTATTGTGAAAAACCTACAGCCGTAGATGCCAAAACTGCTCTGGAATTATACACTTTATGTACAGAAGCCGGATTGAAAAATGGCGTAGTGCAAGATAAACTCTGGCTTCCAGGCATCTTAAAACTGAAACGGCTCATTCAAAATGACTTTTTTGGAAAAATACTGTCTGTACGTGGGGAGTTTGGGTACTGGGTGTTTGAAGGACATACCATTCCGGCGCAACGGCCTTCCTGGAACTACCGCAAGGAAGATGACGGAGGTATTATCGTAGACATGCTTTGTCACTGGCGTTATGTACTGGATAATGTATTTGGTAAGGTAAAAGCCGTTTCCTGCCTTGGTGCTACGCATATTCCTGAACGCATCGACGAACAAGGCAAAGCCTATAAATGCACTGCCGATGATGCCGCCTATGCTACTTTTGAACTCGAAGGAGGCGTAATTGCCCAGTTCAATTCCTCCTGGACCGTACGGGTGCGGAGAGACGATTTATTAACACTTCAAGTTGATGGCACCAAAGGTTCGGCAGTTGCCGGATTGCGGGAGTGCTACATTCAACATTATGGCAATACTCCCAAGCCGGTCTGGAACCCGGATATTGAGCAGCCCATTAAGTTTTTTGATGGCTGGGCTAAAGTACCGGAACAGGAAGTTTTCGACAATGCTTTTAAAGCCCAATGGGAATTATTCCTTAAACATGTAGTGAAAGATGAACCGTTTCCCTGGAATTTATATGAAGGAGCCAAAGGTGTTCAACTGGCCGAAAAAGGTATTGAAAGCTGGGAAAAACGCTGCTGGGTGAATGTGGATGAGTTAAAATAA
- a CDS encoding 3-ketoacyl-ACP reductase, which yields MKKVAFVTGGSRGIGLGIAEHLARHGFDLAINGVRKENSVKDAIMQLQNLGAEVIYCQGDIASREAREAMLEKIRQYYGRLHVLVNNAGVAPKERRDILEATEESFQYVLTTNLQGAYFLTQSAANWMIAQKKAANDFWGCIINVSSISATVASVNRGEYCIAKAGLSMATQLFAARLGEFDIPVYEVRPGVIKTDMTAGVTEKYDKLIEGGLCVQKRWGYPDDVGKAVAALAKGDFPYSTGQVIMVDGGLTLPRL from the coding sequence ATGAAAAAAGTAGCATTTGTAACCGGAGGAAGCCGGGGAATAGGTTTGGGTATTGCCGAACATCTGGCTAGACATGGATTCGATCTGGCCATTAATGGGGTAAGGAAGGAGAATTCTGTAAAAGATGCCATTATGCAACTACAGAACTTGGGAGCAGAAGTTATCTATTGCCAGGGCGATATTGCCTCCAGAGAAGCCAGAGAAGCAATGCTGGAAAAAATCAGGCAGTACTATGGCCGCTTGCATGTGCTGGTAAATAATGCAGGAGTAGCCCCCAAAGAGCGCCGGGATATTCTGGAAGCTACGGAAGAAAGTTTCCAATATGTGCTAACGACCAATTTGCAGGGAGCTTATTTTCTTACCCAATCCGCTGCCAACTGGATGATTGCGCAGAAAAAAGCAGCGAATGATTTCTGGGGATGTATTATCAATGTATCTTCTATTTCGGCTACTGTAGCTTCTGTGAATAGGGGCGAATATTGCATTGCAAAGGCAGGTTTAAGCATGGCTACCCAACTGTTTGCCGCCAGATTAGGAGAATTTGATATTCCGGTCTATGAGGTTCGTCCGGGCGTGATTAAAACGGATATGACGGCTGGCGTTACCGAGAAGTATGATAAATTAATTGAGGGAGGATTATGTGTACAGAAAAGGTGGGGCTATCCCGATGATGTAGGAAAAGCGGTAGCCGCTCTGGCAAAAGGAGATTTTCCATATTCCACCGGACAAGTAATTATGGTAGATGGCGGATTAACATTACCAAGGTTATAA